Proteins from a single region of Crassaminicella profunda:
- the iolE gene encoding myo-inosose-2 dehydratase — MLTKENVRLGIAPIAWTNDDLPELGAENTFEQCVSEMALAGFTGSEVGNKYPSDTKELKKALDLRGVQICNAWFSCFFTTKPEEETIKAFIKHRDFLHEMGAKVIGCSEQGHSIQGLDKPIFDEKPVFTDEEWDRLAKGMNKLAELAAEKGMKVSLHHHMGTGIQTPAEVDKFMEMTNDDVYLLFDTGHMYFSEGTQEAVDQIVEKYATRLAHVHLKDVRADVLKNLKEEKWSFLKGVKEGVFTVPGDGIVNFDHTFKVLEKVNYEGWMVVEAEQDPAKANPLEYAMKARKFIAEKTGL, encoded by the coding sequence ATGTTAACCAAAGAAAACGTGAGATTAGGAATTGCACCAATCGCTTGGACGAACGATGATCTTCCAGAACTAGGAGCAGAAAACACTTTTGAGCAGTGTGTAAGTGAAATGGCACTTGCAGGTTTTACAGGAAGTGAAGTAGGAAACAAATATCCATCAGATACAAAAGAATTAAAAAAAGCATTAGATTTAAGAGGCGTTCAAATTTGTAACGCATGGTTTAGTTGTTTTTTCACAACAAAGCCAGAAGAAGAAACAATTAAAGCTTTCATCAAGCATAGAGACTTCCTACATGAAATGGGTGCTAAAGTAATAGGTTGTTCTGAGCAAGGACATAGTATTCAAGGATTAGATAAACCAATCTTTGATGAAAAGCCAGTATTTACAGATGAAGAATGGGATAGACTTGCAAAGGGTATGAATAAATTAGCAGAGTTAGCTGCTGAAAAAGGAATGAAAGTAAGTTTACATCATCATATGGGAACAGGGATTCAAACTCCTGCAGAAGTAGATAAATTCATGGAAATGACAAATGATGATGTATATCTTCTATTTGATACAGGTCATATGTACTTCTCAGAAGGAACACAAGAAGCAGTAGACCAAATCGTTGAAAAATACGCAACTAGACTTGCACATGTACATCTAAAAGATGTTAGAGCAGATGTACTAAAAAACCTAAAGGAAGAAAAATGGTCTTTCTTAAAAGGTGTTAAAGAAGGGGTATTTACAGTACCTGGAGATGGCATAGTAAACTTTGATCATACATTTAAAGTACTAGAGAAAGTAAACTATGAAGGCTGGATGGTAGTAGAAGCTGAACAAGATCCAGCAAAAGCAAATCCTCTAGAATATGCAATGAAAGCAAGAAAGTTTATTGCAGAAAAAACTGGGCTATAA
- the iolG gene encoding inositol 2-dehydrogenase yields MGKKMKVGIIGAGRIGKVHSQSIMNHIPEVEIKAISDVYLEGAKEWAEKMGIPTATQDYKEILNDPEIDAVLICSSTDTHAQISIEAARAGKHIFCEKPVDLSVAKVEAVLEEVKKAGVKFQVGFNRRFDHNFSKVKELIDGGKVGDLHIVKITSRDPAPPPAEYVKVSGGMFLDMTIHDFDMARFLVGSEVEEVYVSAAVRVDPAIGEAGDVDTAVINLKFADGTICVIDNSRKAAYGYDQRVEVFGSKGKVEIANDTPSSAILSTEEGVFSEKPKYFFLERYMDSFVDEMKEFMDAVLNEKEVPVTGIDGLKPVLIGLAAKESVKTGAPVKL; encoded by the coding sequence ATGGGCAAAAAAATGAAAGTGGGCATCATTGGCGCCGGAAGAATTGGTAAGGTTCATTCTCAAAGTATTATGAATCATATTCCAGAAGTTGAAATCAAGGCAATATCAGATGTATATCTAGAGGGTGCAAAAGAATGGGCAGAAAAAATGGGCATCCCTACAGCAACACAAGATTACAAAGAGATTTTAAACGACCCTGAAATTGATGCAGTATTGATTTGTTCTTCAACAGACACACATGCACAAATCTCTATTGAAGCAGCTAGGGCAGGAAAGCATATTTTCTGTGAAAAGCCAGTAGATTTATCTGTAGCAAAAGTAGAAGCCGTACTTGAAGAAGTAAAGAAAGCTGGCGTGAAATTCCAAGTAGGCTTTAATAGAAGATTTGATCATAACTTTAGCAAAGTAAAAGAATTAATTGATGGAGGAAAAGTAGGAGATCTTCATATTGTAAAAATTACTTCAAGAGATCCTGCACCACCACCAGCAGAATATGTAAAAGTTTCTGGAGGAATGTTCTTAGACATGACGATTCATGACTTTGACATGGCAAGATTTTTAGTAGGTAGTGAAGTAGAAGAAGTTTATGTATCTGCAGCCGTAAGAGTAGATCCTGCAATCGGTGAAGCTGGAGATGTGGATACAGCTGTGATCAATCTAAAATTTGCTGATGGAACTATTTGTGTCATTGACAACAGTAGAAAAGCAGCATATGGATATGATCAAAGAGTAGAAGTGTTTGGATCAAAAGGAAAAGTAGAGATTGCTAATGATACACCATCATCTGCAATTCTTAGTACAGAAGAAGGCGTATTTAGTGAGAAACCTAAATATTTCTTCCTAGAAAGATATATGGATTCTTTCGTTGATGAAATGAAAGAGTTTATGGATGCAGTACTAAATGAAAAGGAGGTACCTGTTACAGGTATAGATGGATTAAAGCCAGTCCTTATCGGTTTAGCTGCAAAAGAATCAGTAAAAACAGGAGCACCTGTTAAATTATAA
- a CDS encoding LacI family DNA-binding transcriptional regulator produces MSITIKDIAKKLGISYTTVSRALNKKPEVNQATREKILLEAKKMGYQPNAIARGLVKKYTKTMGLIIPDITNPYFPEIARGVEDAARKEGYNVLLCNTNWDKVQEDAYLQILQEKRVDGIIMKAVLDNDENLFHHMNTPLVLLNSRSHEGNYNYIEIDNVRGGFLAGKHLIESGYKRMGFIGGKDRSYSNNQRLEGYKLALKKYHYPIDESIIVNGDFNTKSGYDIMSRLLKLKNPPDAIFAGNDVIALGALYSAQEFGLNIPTDFGIVGFDNIDFAKLPQIQLTTVEQPKYYMGKTALDMLIEEIKDKDKKWVKKIVVEPELIIRKTTRKR; encoded by the coding sequence ATGAGTATAACCATTAAAGATATTGCGAAAAAATTAGGCATTTCATATACGACAGTATCTCGTGCTTTAAATAAAAAACCAGAAGTCAATCAAGCCACTAGGGAAAAAATACTTCTAGAAGCAAAAAAAATGGGATACCAACCAAATGCTATTGCTAGGGGGCTTGTGAAAAAATATACCAAAACCATGGGTCTGATTATTCCCGATATAACAAACCCTTATTTTCCAGAAATAGCAAGAGGCGTTGAAGACGCTGCTAGAAAAGAAGGATATAATGTATTACTATGTAATACAAATTGGGATAAAGTTCAAGAAGATGCTTATTTACAGATTCTTCAAGAAAAAAGAGTAGATGGAATTATTATGAAAGCAGTACTCGATAATGATGAAAATTTATTTCATCATATGAATACGCCATTGGTTTTATTAAATAGTCGGTCTCATGAGGGAAACTATAATTATATTGAGATTGATAATGTAAGAGGAGGATTTTTAGCTGGAAAGCATTTGATTGAATCTGGATATAAGAGAATGGGATTTATTGGAGGAAAAGATCGTTCATATTCTAATAATCAGAGATTAGAAGGCTATAAATTGGCACTAAAAAAGTATCATTACCCAATAGATGAATCCATTATTGTGAATGGTGATTTTAACACAAAGAGTGGTTATGATATAATGTCTAGACTCTTAAAGTTAAAAAATCCACCGGATGCTATATTTGCAGGGAATGATGTGATTGCTCTTGGGGCTTTATATAGTGCACAAGAATTTGGATTAAATATACCTACGGATTTTGGAATTGTAGGGTTTGATAATATTGATTTTGCTAAACTTCCCCAAATCCAATTAACTACTGTGGAGCAACCTAAGTATTATATGGGTAAAACAGCGTTAGATATGTTAATAGAAGAAATAAAAGATAAAGATAAAAAATGGGTAAAAAAAATAGTTGTAGAACCAGAATTAATTATAAGGAAGACTACAAGGAAAAGGTAA
- a CDS encoding GerMN domain-containing protein: MRKAIFNLFIVLIICITALGMPLNLELPALSFDLSTQNDQLSYKSFIDSPLNNPTLIDFQIETKNPEKLSIDALASSFILEIIKETEIISTVDASKIITPSSTEKDSIRYTLNLSKENLNLSDDNYLLKLYSTAEVLKDIEPLKIEVQYTTLSKYIPATDTFPLGMMNLTLYYPDTKNEYLVPITKFVKQNRTPLGTIVNNLHSGSNILGSVSPIPDRIKLRVQKNRVLVFLPKDLGKYNTDPRIGTFALESFVNSFTSIKGIDQVKFFVNGKESDNLFYSYRTKDIYYKNTQPKVYLGMDTNQTRILLVPIKVENSSEKPLVERILHGLKTCKINENTCNNLVSPIPKNIELIDYTQNNNILTLNFNKEFLYAYQSRIDLQKMMLDAILYSFTSVTGIEKVQILVDGQAVNTFGEINLSQPISKPKFINPEKE; encoded by the coding sequence ATGCGAAAAGCAATTTTTAATCTTTTTATCGTACTTATTATTTGCATTACAGCTTTAGGTATGCCCTTAAATCTAGAGTTACCCGCTTTATCATTTGATCTATCTACTCAAAATGACCAGCTCTCTTATAAATCTTTTATAGATTCTCCTTTGAATAATCCTACCCTCATAGATTTTCAGATTGAAACAAAAAATCCTGAAAAACTATCTATTGATGCATTAGCTTCTTCTTTTATTTTAGAGATCATAAAAGAAACTGAAATAATCTCCACAGTAGATGCATCAAAAATAATAACGCCTTCTTCTACCGAAAAAGATAGCATTCGCTATACTTTAAATTTATCAAAAGAAAATTTAAATCTTTCTGATGACAATTATTTATTAAAGCTTTATTCTACAGCAGAAGTATTAAAAGATATAGAACCCTTAAAGATAGAAGTACAATACACGACTTTATCAAAATATATTCCAGCAACGGATACGTTCCCCCTTGGCATGATGAATTTAACCTTATATTATCCTGATACAAAGAATGAATATCTTGTACCCATCACAAAATTTGTAAAACAAAATCGTACCCCTTTAGGTACAATCGTTAATAATCTCCATAGTGGTTCGAATATTTTAGGTTCTGTTTCCCCTATTCCAGATAGAATAAAACTACGTGTTCAAAAAAATAGGGTCCTAGTATTTTTACCAAAAGACCTAGGAAAATATAATACAGACCCAAGAATAGGTACCTTTGCCCTTGAAAGTTTTGTAAATTCTTTTACCTCTATTAAAGGTATTGATCAAGTTAAATTTTTCGTGAACGGAAAAGAATCGGACAACCTATTTTATAGTTATCGTACAAAAGATATCTATTATAAAAATACACAGCCAAAAGTTTATTTAGGAATGGACACAAATCAGACAAGAATTTTACTTGTTCCCATAAAGGTAGAGAATTCTTCTGAAAAACCTCTCGTTGAAAGGATTCTGCATGGATTAAAAACTTGTAAAATCAATGAAAATACATGCAACAATCTAGTTTCTCCTATTCCTAAAAACATAGAACTTATAGATTATACACAAAATAATAATATTCTTACTTTAAACTTTAACAAAGAATTTTTATATGCTTATCAAAGTCGAATAGATTTACAAAAAATGATGCTTGATGCTATTTTGTATAGCTTCACAAGTGTTACAGGTATTGAAAAAGTACAAATTCTTGTGGATGGTCAAGCTGTAAATACTTTTGGTGAAATAAATCTATCACAGCCTATCAGCAAACCAAAATTTATCAATCCTGAAAAAGAGTAA
- the rlmD gene encoding 23S rRNA (uracil(1939)-C(5))-methyltransferase RlmD, which yields MISGVKKDEIYLVKIEDLGHNGEGIGKIDGFTVFVDGAVPGDEVKVKITLVKKNYAIGKIIKLEKPSIDRIKPICEVSNVCGGCQTQHIDYEAQLKLKTSRVRANIERIGKLQNVMIHDTLGMEDPYHYRNKAQFPIGTENNEAVIGFYKRKSHHIVDIKRCYIQHEINDQITKIVREYIDTYKVSTYDEKTGKGLFRHVLTKVGFHTGEIMVVLITNGQEIPHKEELIKNLLKEIPEIKSIVQNINKKKTNVLLGRECITLYGEEKIVDYIGNLKFNISPLSFFQVNPTQTKVLYEKALEYAELTGEETVYDIYCGIGTISLFLAQNAKKVYGIEIVEAAIKDAKENARINDINNAEFFVGAAEEVAPKLYKKGIQADVVVVDPPRKGCDELVLDTIVKMNPKRVVYVSCNPSTLARDLKYLDEFGYKTVEVQPVDMFPHTGHVECCVSLKKK from the coding sequence ATGATAAGTGGAGTAAAAAAAGATGAAATTTATTTAGTGAAGATAGAGGATTTAGGACATAATGGAGAAGGCATTGGGAAAATAGATGGCTTTACGGTGTTTGTTGATGGGGCTGTGCCAGGAGATGAAGTGAAGGTAAAAATTACCCTTGTAAAAAAGAATTATGCTATAGGAAAAATTATAAAACTTGAAAAGCCATCCATAGACCGAATCAAACCTATTTGTGAAGTATCAAATGTCTGTGGAGGTTGTCAAACTCAACATATTGATTATGAAGCACAGCTAAAATTAAAAACTAGTAGAGTAAGAGCAAATATTGAGAGAATAGGAAAACTCCAAAATGTTATGATTCATGATACTTTAGGGATGGAAGATCCTTATCATTACAGAAACAAAGCGCAATTTCCTATTGGGACAGAAAATAATGAAGCCGTTATCGGATTTTATAAAAGAAAGAGCCATCATATTGTAGATATAAAAAGATGTTATATACAGCATGAAATTAATGATCAGATTACAAAGATTGTAAGGGAATATATAGATACTTATAAAGTATCCACTTATGATGAAAAAACGGGAAAAGGTCTCTTTAGACATGTATTAACAAAGGTAGGTTTTCATACAGGAGAAATCATGGTGGTACTTATTACAAATGGACAAGAAATCCCCCATAAAGAAGAATTAATCAAAAATCTTTTAAAGGAAATCCCAGAAATTAAAAGCATTGTACAAAACATCAATAAGAAAAAGACAAATGTCCTATTAGGAAGAGAATGTATTACCCTTTATGGAGAAGAAAAAATCGTAGATTATATTGGGAATTTGAAATTTAATATTTCCCCATTGTCCTTTTTCCAAGTAAACCCTACCCAAACAAAGGTTTTATATGAAAAAGCACTAGAATATGCAGAGCTAACAGGAGAAGAAACGGTTTATGATATTTACTGTGGCATTGGTACCATTTCTCTATTTTTAGCTCAGAATGCAAAAAAGGTATATGGTATTGAAATCGTAGAAGCGGCCATAAAGGATGCCAAGGAAAATGCAAGAATCAATGATATTAACAATGCAGAATTTTTCGTAGGAGCAGCAGAAGAGGTAGCGCCAAAGCTTTATAAAAAAGGCATCCAAGCAGATGTAGTCGTAGTAGATCCCCCAAGAAAAGGGTGTGATGAATTAGTACTCGATACCATTGTGAAGATGAATCCAAAGAGAGTAGTATATGTTTCTTGTAATCCATCAACATTAGCAAGAGATTTAAAATATCTTGATGAATTTGGGTACAAAACCGTAGAAGTACAGCCAGTGGATATGTTTCCTCATACGGGGCATGTGGAGTGCTGTGTATCGCTAAAGAAAAAATAA
- a CDS encoding leucine-rich repeat domain-containing protein, with product MKKYLLICTLFCFIGIGILTIQGIEENNNFLNAQIVEKKKEMVSFKDPALEKLIREKINKPQGNIYKSDVEKITSLKAKRTDISSLEGIQFLTKLTELELTFSNIGDIRPLKDMNKLTKLDLGWNDIKDLTPLKNLTNLIHLELQSNDITNIEALSNLTNLQKLDLDFNKISNIVPLSKLTKLKELDLYTNKIEDIVPLSNLINLTELSLGFNKISNINSLRNLTKLKILEARQNEIIDIKPLNNLTNLVQLYLDTNKIKDISPLSNLKKIDFLSLEYNQISSLIGLSSLSNLTHLRLDRNRINDLKGLENLTNLERLRLPENQISNVNELSSLTKLIQLVLNDNNITHVSPLSNLVNLRTLDISNNKISDISSLWELPNLTSLNFVGNPLPQYVYKQVLYEDFILSSLFPYINKAIDEYYIKHYGGSRQFMDAGILDIKKENGYYELKVRVTTFVGAHNPPYGLDTMTIVKDGSEIYVKDFIHEDIE from the coding sequence ATGAAAAAATATTTATTAATTTGTACTTTATTTTGTTTTATAGGTATTGGAATATTAACAATACAAGGAATAGAAGAAAATAATAATTTTTTAAATGCACAAATTGTTGAGAAGAAAAAGGAAATGGTATCATTTAAAGACCCCGCATTAGAAAAACTCATTAGAGAAAAAATCAATAAACCACAAGGAAATATTTATAAAAGTGATGTAGAGAAAATAACTTCTCTAAAAGCAAAGAGAACAGATATATCAAGTCTAGAAGGAATACAATTTTTAACCAAATTAACTGAATTAGAATTAACTTTTAGTAATATTGGGGATATCAGACCATTAAAAGATATGAATAAACTGACTAAGCTAGATTTAGGATGGAATGATATTAAAGATTTGACTCCTTTAAAGAATTTAACGAACTTAATTCATTTAGAATTACAATCGAATGATATAACTAATATTGAAGCATTAAGCAATTTAACTAACTTGCAAAAGCTTGATTTAGATTTCAATAAAATAAGCAATATTGTTCCGTTGAGTAAGTTAACGAAATTGAAAGAATTAGATTTATATACAAATAAAATTGAAGATATTGTACCTTTAAGTAACTTAATTAATTTGACTGAACTATCTTTAGGATTTAATAAAATTTCTAATATTAATTCTCTAAGGAATTTAACCAAGCTGAAGATATTAGAAGCACGACAAAATGAAATCATAGACATTAAACCATTGAATAATCTTACGAATCTAGTACAGTTGTATTTAGATACTAACAAGATAAAAGATATTTCTCCCCTTAGTAATTTAAAAAAAATAGACTTTTTATCTCTAGAATACAATCAAATAAGCAGTCTTATTGGTTTAAGTTCATTATCAAATTTAACACATTTGAGATTGGATAGGAATAGAATAAATGATTTAAAAGGTCTAGAGAATTTAACAAATTTAGAAAGATTAAGATTACCTGAGAATCAAATTAGTAATGTTAATGAGTTGAGTTCGTTGACAAAACTAATTCAGCTAGTCTTAAATGATAATAATATAACCCATGTATCACCATTAAGTAATCTTGTTAACTTAAGAACATTAGATATATCGAACAACAAAATAAGTGATATTAGTTCCCTATGGGAATTACCAAATTTAACATCATTGAATTTTGTTGGAAATCCTTTACCACAATATGTTTATAAGCAAGTTTTATATGAAGATTTTATATTATCATCTCTATTCCCGTATATTAATAAAGCAATTGATGAATATTACATTAAGCATTATGGTGGATCAAGACAGTTTATGGATGCAGGAATATTAGATATAAAAAAAGAGAACGGATATTATGAACTAAAGGTAAGAGTGACAACATTTGTGGGAGCTCATAATCCACCGTATGGTTTAGATACAATGACAATAGTAAAAGATGGTTCAGAAATATATGTGAAAGATTTTATTCATGAGGATATTGAATAG
- a CDS encoding DMT family transporter has product MKDVSFDNKLAVCEKKDQNLKRMACSFVIVAAMLWGTIGIFGKKLTQFGFSTEQIVFIRAIGACITLILFTLTKNISLLKIKPRDFIYFVGTGIFSFVFFNWCYFIAINKTSLSVAAILLYTAPAIVMVLSAILFKEKMTKKKIISLLLTFAGCIFVTAFVQDTGQNITISGILAGLGSGLGYALYSIFGRYALKKYNSITVTLYTFIFASVGLIPFADIKKMISLFSNINALYYAAALGIIATVLPFLLYTKGLSYLETSEASIIATLEPIVATIIGVLLYGEPLTLFKILGISLVIYAVSFVREKGEGTQN; this is encoded by the coding sequence ATGAAAGATGTAAGCTTTGATAACAAATTAGCTGTTTGTGAAAAAAAAGATCAAAACCTAAAAAGAATGGCATGCTCTTTTGTAATTGTAGCAGCAATGTTATGGGGGACTATTGGAATTTTTGGTAAAAAGTTAACTCAATTTGGTTTTAGTACTGAACAAATAGTATTTATAAGAGCTATCGGAGCATGTATAACCCTTATCTTGTTTACATTAACCAAAAATATAAGCCTTTTAAAAATTAAACCTCGTGACTTTATATACTTTGTTGGAACAGGAATATTTAGTTTTGTTTTTTTTAATTGGTGTTATTTTATAGCAATAAATAAGACTTCTTTATCTGTTGCAGCCATACTGCTATATACTGCACCAGCTATAGTAATGGTATTATCTGCAATACTATTTAAGGAAAAGATGACAAAGAAAAAGATTATTTCCCTTCTATTAACTTTTGCTGGATGTATTTTTGTTACAGCCTTTGTACAGGATACAGGACAGAATATTACAATTAGTGGTATATTGGCAGGATTAGGATCAGGATTAGGATATGCACTTTATAGTATATTCGGAAGATATGCACTAAAAAAATATAATTCAATAACTGTTACTCTGTACACTTTTATATTTGCAAGTGTTGGCTTAATTCCGTTTGCTGATATTAAGAAAATGATAAGCTTGTTTTCGAATATAAATGCTTTATATTATGCAGCTGCATTAGGTATAATTGCTACTGTACTGCCTTTCTTATTGTATACTAAAGGTTTATCATATCTCGAAACAAGTGAGGCTTCTATAATTGCCACGTTAGAGCCGATAGTTGCAACAATTATAGGGGTTCTTTTATACGGTGAGCCACTTACATTGTTTAAAATATTAGGTATCTCACTTGTTATATATGCTGTATCCTTTGTTAGGGAAAAAGGGGAAGGGACACAAAATTAA
- a CDS encoding radical SAM protein, whose protein sequence is MYKNDTVYYPQDEMTTFLLPVTSGCSYNKCAFCSMYKDDKYCEVSFSDIKMQLLNGYIYTEKVFLIGADPISIGFDKMKRLLDMIHEYLPYCACVASYASIKNISKYSVEELSILHDAGLRLLYIGFETGREDILKLMNKSHTVNEAIKQAKKLNESKIPFNSIIMYGIAGEGESIDNAVATAKMINQFITNKLITMNLTVFNGTKLENMVKKGEFVPSDRNERFIEIRTLLENLEPKQPMIFDTTHPTNIIKKKGILPKDKERLIDELTNYIRVLK, encoded by the coding sequence ATGTATAAAAATGATACGGTTTATTATCCACAGGATGAAATGACTACTTTTTTACTACCGGTAACATCAGGATGTTCATACAACAAATGTGCATTTTGTTCTATGTATAAAGATGATAAATACTGTGAAGTTTCATTTTCGGATATAAAAATGCAATTGCTAAATGGATATATCTATACTGAAAAAGTATTTTTGATAGGTGCAGACCCTATTTCAATAGGATTTGATAAAATGAAGCGATTACTAGATATGATCCATGAGTATTTGCCTTATTGTGCGTGTGTGGCTTCATATGCATCCATCAAGAATATTTCAAAATATTCAGTTGAGGAACTATCTATTCTTCATGATGCGGGACTTAGATTGCTCTATATTGGTTTTGAAACAGGTAGAGAGGATATATTAAAATTGATGAATAAAAGCCATACGGTAAATGAAGCGATTAAACAAGCAAAGAAACTTAATGAATCAAAAATACCATTTAATTCTATTATTATGTATGGCATAGCTGGTGAAGGAGAATCTATAGATAATGCAGTTGCAACTGCTAAAATGATTAATCAATTTATAACAAATAAACTGATTACCATGAATCTAACAGTATTTAACGGAACGAAGTTAGAAAATATGGTAAAAAAAGGTGAATTTGTTCCATCAGACCGAAATGAACGATTTATAGAAATAAGAACACTTTTAGAAAATCTAGAACCTAAGCAACCCATGATATTTGACACAACACATCCGACAAACATAATTAAGAAAAAAGGCATATTGCCGAAAGATAAAGAAAGATTGATAGATGAATTAACAAACTATATAAGAGTTTTGAAATAA
- a CDS encoding nitroreductase family protein has protein sequence MEFFEVINKRHMYRGNFESTKVEKKDIELMLGAALKSPQAVNEPTTSYVVVTDKTLINKIGALLPMNGTSTAPLIIVVLSEEVITEKGGSYEIENYIAATENLMLAITALGYSTVWTDGITRIPAINNGVREILNVPKKFKIRAILPVGRELEKTFQKPKPFYEQRVISNKFEVKNGR, from the coding sequence ATGGAATTTTTTGAAGTAATTAATAAACGACACATGTATAGAGGTAATTTCGAATCTACAAAAGTAGAAAAGAAAGATATTGAGCTTATGTTAGGTGCTGCACTTAAATCACCCCAGGCCGTTAACGAACCTACAACTTCATATGTAGTTGTAACGGACAAAACTTTAATAAACAAAATCGGAGCTTTACTTCCTATGAATGGCACATCCACAGCTCCTTTAATCATCGTAGTGTTAAGTGAAGAAGTCATAACTGAAAAGGGAGGGAGCTATGAAATTGAAAATTATATTGCCGCTACTGAAAATTTAATGTTGGCAATTACTGCTTTAGGATATTCTACAGTGTGGACAGATGGAATAACACGAATACCAGCTATAAACAATGGAGTTCGTGAAATACTAAATGTACCAAAAAAATTCAAAATTAGAGCAATATTACCTGTGGGCAGAGAACTTGAGAAAACTTTTCAAAAACCAAAACCTTTTTACGAACAAAGGGTAATTTCTAATAAATTTGAGGTGAAAAATGGAAGATAA
- a CDS encoding MarR family winged helix-turn-helix transcriptional regulator: protein MEDKSIGKYISIISRQTQAYISREMQKLGITGSEYIFLVNTPDEGVITQQEICNNFELDPAFATRGVKSLVDKGYLTRTKSKTDKRSYEISITEKGKRLKPFIQERLDHWTAVLAGDMTKEEITEVINKLKELKNRAKKEMEKKEEK from the coding sequence ATGGAAGATAAGAGCATTGGAAAATATATATCAATAATATCTAGACAGACTCAAGCTTATATTTCTCGTGAAATGCAAAAACTAGGGATAACAGGTTCTGAATATATATTTCTAGTAAATACTCCAGATGAAGGCGTTATAACTCAACAAGAAATATGCAATAACTTTGAATTAGATCCTGCATTTGCAACTAGAGGAGTTAAAAGCTTAGTTGATAAAGGGTATTTAACAAGAACAAAAAGCAAAACAGATAAGCGTTCTTATGAGATTTCTATAACAGAAAAAGGTAAGAGGCTAAAACCATTTATTCAAGAAAGACTTGATCACTGGACAGCTGTTTTGGCTGGTGATATGACTAAAGAAGAAATAACAGAAGTTATTAATAAGCTCAAAGAGCTTAAAAACAGAGCAAAAAAAGAAATGGAAAAAAAGGAGGAAAAATAA
- a CDS encoding VOC family protein: MKAKLDHIAIVVESIDEAKIWFGKYFGFINEILTAPIKATGGPGIRCLVSNDIGTVLELCEYESKRNMDAGNIQHLGFSIDSAREYYDVLQEDGILTDDIHIQDMGPVNILFFKGIYGIEFELIERKRN; this comes from the coding sequence ATGAAAGCAAAATTAGACCATATCGCAATTGTAGTTGAGAGTATTGATGAAGCAAAAATTTGGTTTGGCAAATACTTTGGATTCATTAATGAAATTTTAACTGCACCAATTAAAGCAACTGGCGGACCAGGGATAAGATGTTTAGTTTCTAATGATATTGGAACAGTTTTAGAATTATGTGAATACGAAAGTAAAAGAAATATGGACGCTGGAAATATACAACACCTTGGCTTTAGTATTGATTCAGCTAGAGAATACTATGATGTATTACAGGAAGATGGAATACTCACTGATGATATCCATATTCAAGATATGGGTCCAGTGAATATTCTATTCTTTAAAGGAATTTATGGAATTGAATTTGAACTGATAGAAAGGAAACGCAATTAA